GACTGAGATGTTGATCGATGCAACAGGTATATGATTAAGGCCAAACCACAGGGTGTTGTTCCCGCCGGTCGCGACCCAGCTAGTCCTGATTTCGTTCAGCATGGAGGGCTGTAAATCAACGGATTTCGATTCGATATGTTCGGCTGTATTGAAATCGTCCCCGACACGGAAGGATATATTGACAGGAATTACCATGGGGGTGGGATTGTCGATGCGCGCGAGCAGATTAAGCACATCTTTCTCGGAAAGCTCCGTGGGCTCGCATTCAAAGGACATGAATCTAAATGGTCTCTCTTCTTCTCCTATAGAAACCTTGGGCTCCGGCTTACTGTATTTTCTTACTAGTACATAGTCGAAATAGGTGTGCTCGGTCGTTGAATAGTCCCCGATGCCGACGACGACGTATTTGGGTGTGATTCCTCCGCTACCGCTGATTTCAAGGCTTTGCTCGCTGAAGGGGCTCTCAAGCTGCTTCCAGACGCCCTTGGCCCAAGTGTCAGGAGTGTAGTAGGTGGTCATCCTGAACCATATGTTCCGTACTGTTATTTGGGTGTTTGAATTGACGGTCCCGATATCGTTCACGGTGAGAGCGAGGTAAACGTTATTTTTTAGATAGTCATAGAGCCGAGCCGAAACGAGCTTAAGAGGGCTGCCATAATAGGAGTCATCGTATGCCACTTCATTGGTGAAGCCTGCGTAGGCGCCGAATGCGCTCTGGTACCAGTCCGTGAACTTCAGCCTCGTCTCTATGGCGTAGCTGCCTTCGGGAAGGGAGATTTTCGAAATGACGCAGCCGCCAGTATGGGCGTTGCCACTGCCCACATTGAAGTCGAGCATTCCACCATTGACCGAGCAGGTCGTGGCCGTATCCACGAAATGGGGTGTATTCCACCTCTGGCTGTCGAGTGAGTTGCCAGTAAAGTCGTCGTAGAAAACCGAGATCTGCTCGGGGCCGCCAGCGTAGGTGGCGGCTGGATTGCCGTAGTACATATATATTTGAGTTGTCGAGGCGGCGGCTATTCTGCTCACATTCACCCAAACCTTCAGGGCTTTCCCCTCCTCAATGTTCTCATACCAGCATGGGAGAACTTTCAAGCTGGCCCCGTCCCTCTGGACAAACTTCAGATCCCCGAAGTCCCTTTTCATATCTGAATCATAGGTCTGGTTGATAAGCACCGGATAATCCGTCAATTGAGCTGTGCTCTTAGTGTTGTCGATGGTCACGGGTCTCCGAAACTGCCAGTCCAGATCCCACCAGGGCTCGTCTGCTTGTGTGAAGGCAGAGGAAGCAGGATGGGACTCGATGGGCATCGTGAAGCCGAGACAGGACGTGGTCAGGAGAACAAGACCAATTAGCACTGAACAAATACCTACAGAACGCATCACGCCACCTCCAAGGCGCTGTGCTAATGCTCTTCCTCCCTATTAAATTTATAGTGCAGAAATCTAATTCAGACGCCCATCAGAGGGTTCCCTAAAGCCTTATTAGAATAGAGAGATTTTATGGTAATAGAAAGGGCCCGTAGCTTAGGCTGGTGGAGCGTCCGGCTCATAACCGGATGGTCGTCGGTTCAAATCCGGCCGGGCCCACTATTAATGAGTAATATTGGGTAGTATGTGTAAGTATGTGTAGGCCCGGCCTCACCTTGACGAGCGCTTTGTGGTTGATGCCGCTCGTCTGCGGTCCAGCCTGGGCCATTAAAGAGAAGTCGGGCAAAATCTATTAAAAGGGGGTAAATGTTGATGGGGAGGCCGGTGGCGATGCCCACGGCCACCGGGCGGCAGGACGCTCCCGTAGTGTAGTCCGGTCAATCATCGAGGCCTCTCGAGCCTCAGACACGGGTTCAAATCCCGTCGGGAGCAAAACTTTTTTTCCAAGAGTTTTCAAAAAAGGCTTCGCGGGCTCGCTGCGCTCTCAGGCTCGCCGTCCATGACGGCTCGCCTCTTGCTCGGTCCTGACGGGCCTCTCGCAAAAATGTGTAATAAGATAGCTTTCGCCTTAGTCCAGCGTGGGCGCGCCTCGCTTGGAGTCTCGCCGTGTATCGGGTCTTACCTTTTCCCCGCTCTCCGGCTCATAGACCCGCTATGACTTCGGGCAGTCGAAGGCCATTATGGCGAGAAGGCCCTAGGGCATTCTAAAGGGCACTGGCTCCCAGCCCGCCTCTGAGCTTTTATATATTAGAAGGATTCATATAGGCCGGTGCTGGAATGAAGGTCGCCATCATCTACCACTCTCGCTATGGCAATGGAAAAAAGTGCGTTGACTGCGTCGAAAACCTGCTGAAGAGCGGGGGCCACGAGGTTCTCGTACTACGCGCCAACGAGTCGAACCCCTCCCAGATACCACCGGCCGACCTCTATATATTTTCCGGGGCCACGGAGGCCTTCACCATCGCCAGACCGCTCAGGACGTATCTCAAGGCACTGCCCGTTCTACAGGGCAAAAAATACGCCCTGATCAACACCCATGCGATGATGAAGCCGAGAGCCCTTCCCAAAATGGAGAAAATCCTGTCTGGGAAAAAGGGGATGGTCAAGATCGCCGAGATTGACTTCAGAGTGGGGAAGGGCACAGATAAGGGGATGGGATTGCCCCCGGACTACGAACAGCGGCTCGCGGAGTGGGTGAAGGGGCTGGTATAGACGCGTGCTTTAGCCGTGGTTAGACCTCTGGGCCCCATCAGATTCCAATCAAGTTGAAACAGACTACCTTTGGCTCAGTCATCTCGAGAAGCGAGAACCTGACGCCCTCCCTTCCCAAGCCCGAGTACTTGACCCCGCCGAAGGGCATGGAGTCAAGTCTGTAGTCCGTGGAGTCATTTATCATCACGCCACCGCATTCGAGGGAATAGGCACCCTTGAACGCGACCTCAACGCTGCTCGTGAATATTGCGGCGTGCAGCCCATAGGGGAGCGAGTTGGCTTTGGCTATTGCCTCGTCCAGTCCCTTGACGGGGTAGAGGTTGACAACAGGTCCAAAAACCTCGTGACTGTGTATTCTTGCCTGCTCAGATACATTCTCGAGCACCGTAGGATAGTAGAGAGCCCGCTTGCGCCTTCCGCCAGCTAGAAGCCTTGCTCCCATCTTTACAGCCTCGTTGACCCACTCTTCAACCCTCTTCGCCTCCGTTTCGTTTATCATCGGCCCCATGTCGGTCTCTTCCTTCATTTTGTCTCCGACCCTGTACTTCAAGGTGCGCTGAACGAAAGCGTCCCTAAACTCTTGGTAAATCTTACTATGGATATAGATTCTCTGAACGCCGATGCAATTCTGGCCCGCCGCCCAGAATGCCCCTGAGACGCACGACTCCACCGCTAACGATAGCTCTGCGTCCTCCCAGACAATTACCGGCGAATTGGAGCCGAGTTCCATTCCAAGCTTCTTGATTCCGGCGAGGGCGGCTATTCGCTTTCCAGCCTCGACGCCGCCAGTGAAGGAGACCATTCTGATTCTCTCATCGCTCACCATCGGCTCAGCAACTTCGGGTCCCGGACCGGTCAGCACCTGAAGGGCCTTTGGTGGAAGACCCGCTTCCAGCAGTGCCTCGGCCAGTTTCAGCGCTGAGAGGGGCGTGGCGGTCGCGGGCTTGAGGATGACCGAGTTCCCCCCGGCGAAGGCCGGGCCAAGCTTGTGCGCGACGAGATTGAGGGGGTCGTTGAACGGGGTGATGGCAAGAATAACCCCTATAGGGAATCGATAGTAGAAGCCCTTCCTTTTCTCCCCCCCGGGAAAGGAGTCGAAGGGAATCGTCTCCCCCAGAACCCGCTTTGCTTCCTCTGCTGAGACTGTCAGCGTGTTTACGCACCTTGAAGCCTCCTTTCTTGCCTCCCGAATGGTCTTGGAGCCCTCCCGGGCGATGGTTCTTGCAAAGTCCTCGAGGTTCTCCCGGACGAGCTGTGCGGTTCGGTACAAAATATCCGCCCTTTTGTGAACCGGCAAGGAGCGCATCTCCTTGAATCCCTCAAGGGATGAGCGCAGAGCGGTCTCGATGTCCCGCCTCTCAGCCCTCGGGACGGTGTCCACGAGGGAGCCATCGTAGGGGTCGCGTACCTCGATTCTCCTCTTCCTCTCAACCCATTTGCCGTCAAGGAGCATCTTCATAATCTGCCCCCTATATGCAGAAGGTCGTTCAGAAGGCTGTAGCCCGTCTCTCTCTTTCCGGCCCCTGGCCCGATAATCGTTACCTCGCCGAGGGCGTCGGTGGTGATGGTGAGGGCGTTCGTGGCCCCACCCACGCCCGCGAGGGGATGGGTAAGCTCGACCCGCTGGGGGCCAACGGAGGCTCTGACGATGTTCCCCTCCATCCAGACCCTCCCTATCAGCTTGTATCGCTTCCCTTCGGCCCTGGCGGCTTTGATGTCCTCGGGCTTGATTTTCGTGATCCCCTCGCAGGGGCAGTCGAACGGCTTCAGGCGAGCGCCAAGCACGACGTTGGCGAGAATCGTGACCTTGGCCAGTGCGTCCCAGCCCAGCACGTCCGCGTCAGGAATGGCCTCGGCATATCCCAGTGCTTGGGCACTCTTGAGGGCCTCTGCGTAGGGCAAGCCCTCCTCCATTTTCGTCAGGATATAGTTGGTGGTTCCGTTAAGAATTCCACGCATCTCCGTTATCTCGCAGCCCGCGAGGTTCTCCCGGAGGAGGTTCAGCACCGGCGTCCCACTCATCACGGTTCCCTCAAAGAGGAATTTGACGCCTTTTTTTTTCGCAAGTTTAGCAAGCTCTCGATAGTACAAGGCCACAGGTCCCTTGTTAGTGGTGACCACATGCATCCCCAGCTCGAGCGCTTTCCTAATGTGCGTGGTCGCTGGCTCACCCGTCTTTATGTCCGTGTAGGTCACCTCGACGAGGGCATCGGCCCCGGCCTCCTGAATCATCTGGAGAACGTCAAAGCCCTTCTTCGGAGCTTTTAGCTCCTCGAGCTTCCCCTTCTCGCCGGCTTTAATCAGTTTTCCGAGGTCCAGGCCGCTTGGGTCCATGACGGCCCCCTTCAACTTATCCGAAACTGCCACGACGCTGCACTCCAGCCCATATCTCGAGGCCAGCAGCTTACTCTTGGCGTGGAGCAGCTCGGCTAGTCCCCTCCCGACGACACCAAAGCCCGCAAACACCAGCTTTAGCCTCATCACCGCTCACCTCCATTTGCTCTTCCCTGAACTTCTGGACCCCCCTTCTCCTCTTTCTTCACGCCGATGGTGCAGCAGGGGAGCCGCGATGAACGTGAGCCCTGCTTCAGTAAGGGCCTTCGCGGTGTTGTTGATCGCCTCGTGCTTGTCAAGGTAGTTACGGAGCAAGGCGTCCTGCAGCCCCCTTGCTTCTATTTCTTCTTTTGGTAGAAAGTAGTCCAGAATGTCTGAGGGGTGCTCCCTCGTCTTCTCCACCGCCACCTCGCCGCCCTCGTGTTTGGCGCTGATGTTCGCCACCTCCGCCGCGAGCTCGACGAGCTCCGCCCTCCTGTCGTAGGGCTGCCTGACGATACTCTTCCAGGTCTCGAGAATGTGGTGCTCGAACCGTATGTTCCGCTCGAATCCCAGCTCCCTGCGAATTCTGGCGCAGGCTCGAATGGTATCGTTGTTGACTGAGTTTGAAAAGTTGAATCCGATTAGGGGGGAGCTGCCGTCGTCGCGGCTAAAGAGGCGCGCGGCCAGAATCGTCCAGAGGACAGCGTAGGGGTTGTCGTTGCCCATGTAGACCGATATCTTGAACTCAATGTCCACGCCCAGTCTGTGGAGCATGTAAGCCGCAAGAATGGTCCCGCTATTCACGTTGAGAACCTGTCTGACGCCGTAGTTTGTGTGGTAGTAAAGGAACTCGTCTACCCATTTAATGGGGTAGTTATTGGGCTGGCCGACGCCGCCAAAGTAGCCCGTGATCGTCTCCGGGCCGCCAAGGTGCACATTGGAGCCGTCGGTCCCGCGGGTGTCGAGGGTTTCGCACACCGACGCGCCGAAGACCTTCATTGCCGCGCTCACCGCCAGAAGGTCCCCGTCCGCCTCCTGCTCCTTCATGTTCCTCACCCTTATGAAGCGGCCCGGCATCAGCTCCTTTCTTTCTAGCGCCTGCCTTGTCTCGGCGACGAGGTGGCTGAAGTACTGGCAGGCGCTGATCTCGAGGGTGACGGCTCGACTCATGTCGAAATCCATTCTGTCGGCCCGGGGGCCGAGGACCCTACGCCTATATTCTTCAACGGTTATGAATGAACCCTCGTCCCTCTTTTTCGCCATCCACTCGACTTCCCTTGCGTAATCGGCCCTCTTCTTCTCCAGTCGCGCCATCAGGCTCTCGTAAGTACCGCTCTCGCGGGCCTTCCTGCGAATCTCCTCTATGCCTCCATATTTATCAATCAACTCGAGAATCGCGTGGACCTGAGGGTTCTTCGGATCGAGGAGGAATGCATTTATCTGCTCAAGCTTTTTCGCCGAGATGCGAAGCGCACTGTGAAGGCTCCTGCCGGCCCCGGCCCCTTTTGATTTTCTACGAACCACCTCTCGTCCCCCCGGCCCGCTGGGAATGAACTATATCATTTATAACTATTCTGCTGGGTTGAGCTCGAGCCGGGTTATGCGGGCGCTCATCACACCTCATGCTGGGTCGTCAAAATGTATAATATGTTAAGCATCGAATATCAGTATCATATGCACTAGCTGTAGAAGACTGGTCAGCTCGTGCGTGGCAGGCGCTCCAGACTGTCAAGCGAGCCCTCGAGACCTGGCTTCAGGTAAATCAGGAACGGGACGCAGGATGGCGACATTGCCCGGCGCTTGAGGGCCTGTGACCGGGCGGTCGTCGTGCACGAGGTCCGGGGCCCGGCATTCCGGGGTATCAGGCGGAGGGCTACCTCTTCCTCCCCGGGAACTGTATCTCGCTGTAGATGCCCATCTTGCCATCGACCATTTTCGGCATCTTCGTGTGAATCTCCATCGGGGAGTCGACGATGATGTAGCCATTGTCCTCAACCCACCTCTACAGCTCAGCGTAGCTCCTTCTATATTCATCAGCTGGGGTCTCGTACTTGAAGGTCGCAAACTCCATCTCGGGGAGCAGCTCTAGATCGATGTCGCCCGCCGGCTCCGCATCTCCGTGAATGGATATGACCACGCGGGTCAAGAGCTCGCCCTAGATTGCGGTCTTTGGTTCGGGGGATGGAGCGCGAAGGGCGCGAGGACGGGCCTAACCCCTGCCTGCCTCGTCAAAGCGGAGAGCTTTTTATAGCCCTCGTCGAAGGGGACAGCGCCATTGGGTCCCCCCATTCGATATATGCGGGGGCGCTCGCGGAGCGCTTCTTTAGTTTTACTCCCATACCTCCCAACACTGGGATTGCGTCGCTGGGAAGAGAGAGTGGATGGGGCGTATTTATAGGCTGAGGGGGACAAAATGAATTACCTGATTTTTTATTTTTCACCGAAACCATTAGATCCCGGAATCCCAATCCCCTGCGCAGTGCCCGATTACTTCCTAGTGGCTGTGAGCACGAGGCGCAACTTGGAACTCTGCCTCGAGCACTCCCACGCCGGCTTCCCCTCCACCTCGACGGGGCCGTGGCCGTTCGAGGACATATCGCCCGGGGACCAGCTGTCATTCCTCTACGGTGCGCGCGTCCGGAATATATACGAGGTGGTCTCCAAGGCCGCCTACACAGAGCCAGAGCGCCTCCCTCCCTCCTGGGAGCCGATTTATTTTCGGGGGATAAGCCGGTATGGAGGAAAGGAAGGAGCGGTCGCGCATTATTTCCCGTTCCGGCTTTTCCTGCGGCAGATTGGGGAGTTCGACGAGCCCATTATCCGGTCGGAGTTCGCGTATTTCGCCGAGGGGCTTCTCTGGAGAGGGGGCTATGGGAAGTCGCACTTCCAGGGCGACGAGCTCTCGAGGCAGAATGTGCTGCGTCTCGCCCATCCGGTAAGCGCTCCTGAGAAGCCAAAACTGGAGCTGAGCGCCCCCTCCTTCACCCCGCGCTATTCAAGAAACCGTGAAAGACCCGACGGGGTTTTTAAATTCGATGAGAAGCTCCTTCAGGCCGCAATAAGGCATCATCTGAAGAAGAATAGAGAAGCGATGAACTCATTGCTTAATTTAATCGGACTGAGCGACTGGCGCAACCGCGAGCTCGAGGTCCTCGGCGAGCGGGCGATCGCGCGCGGGTCCCCTGACCTCATTATTAAAGAGCGGAGCCTTGAGGCGCCCTCGCGGGAGGTCGTGGGCGAGGTCAAGCTGAATTCCGCAAAAGTAGAAGATATAAACCAGCTCGCGAGCTATCTCGATGAGGTCGGGGACCGGGCCGTATCAGGTTTTATCGTATCCTCATCATTTCCGAAGGCAGTGATGAGCGAGCTAAGCCATTATCCTGAAATTCATCCGTTGATTTACGAGCATGCAGATTTCGGTGATAGGGGTCTGAGCTTCGAGGAAATAGTTGCGAGCATGAAACTGGCCGGCAGATGATGCGAAGACTGGAAATCACCTGGTGAGCAGGTTCAGTGCAGAAAGCGCCGTTTTTCCCTTCTCAGACAATATGAAAAGTCTGCCCTTCCTCGCCCCCGGCGTTATGTTCGTCACCAGCCCCATCCTCTCAAGGGACCTCAGCGCCCGACTCACCCTCGACCTCGCCACCGAGAGCTGCCGTGCGATCTCGGAGGGCGTGCCCGGTCCGGACCTGAGAACAGTCATAATCTGGAAGCGCAGGTATGACCTTGTGGCTCGAACGACCCAATCGTTGGCCCCGTTTCTTTCCACGATGCCGATCCGTATCACTCCATACTTAAACTTAGTTACACTTTACTTATCGAATTTGTGAACTATCTTTATCTTTCCAATCCTGATCATAATCGCTCCGGTCACCCTGCGCGAAGTCACCCACGCCGATTATCTCGCTTATGCGCGCGTTCATGGGGATATCCGAATTCAGGACCGCATCGGGCGGCAGCCGAGGCCAATCCCCATCGGCCGTGCCCATCATATTAAAGACCCCCAGCCCCGCAATTTCACCCTGGAGCCCTTCACAACCTGGTCCTTCCCGGACCGCGGGGAGTGGGCGACGCACCGCGGCAACTACCGCGGCAACTGGGCCCCCCAGATTCCGCGAAACCTCATCCTACGCTACACGAAACCCGGCGAGATGGTTCTGGACCAGATGTGCGGCTCCGGAACGACGCTGGTCGAGGCCCGCCTCACCGGCCGCAATGCTATCGGCGTCGACATCCGCGAAGAGGCGATAATGCTGACCCGAGACCGGCTGAGCTTCACCCTCCCCCGGACGCTCGACGACTCCCTCCCGCGGACAAAGCAGAGGACCTTCGTCGGCGACGCCCGCAATCTCGATAAGATAGATGACTGCTCAATTGATCTTATCGCCACCCACCCGCCCTATGCCAACATCATTCCATATTCGAAGGCGGTTCCCGGGGATCTCTCGATGGTCCACTCGATTGACGAGTTCGTGGGGCACATGAGGCTCGTCGCCCGAGAGTCCTTCCGGGTCTTGAAGCCGGATGGCTACTGCGGAATTCTCATTGGTGACACCCGCAGGCACAGGCACTACGTCCCCATCGCCTACAGGACCCTCGGCGCCTTTCTCTCCGAGGGCTTCGTTCTACGTGAGGACATCATCAAGCACCAATGGCAGTGCAAGTCCACGCCCTACTGGGTGAAGAAGTCGCTCCAGTGGAACTTTTTAATGATAATGCACGAGCACCTCTTCGTTTTCAGGAAGCCCGCGGAGGGCGAGGACACTAAAAAACTCAGGGATAGCATGGCATGGCAGGGCGTGGGGTAGCCAGCTTCAAACCTCTCTCGGCACGTCTATCCTCATCCCCATCATCGTCGGCGAGGGAATCAATATCTTCTTCCTCACGGCGAGCTGGACCATGTGCTCCCTGAAGGCCTGCGGCAGGTCCGCGATCATGGGCTCCCCGAACTTGCCGAGGTGGAGGGCGAGGTGGTAGCGCGTCTGGGAACTCCTCCTGAACGGAGGCAGGCGCCTGAGCGACTCCCTGA
This genomic window from Thermoplasmata archaeon contains:
- a CDS encoding aldehyde dehydrogenase family protein → MKMLLDGKWVERKRRIEVRDPYDGSLVDTVPRAERRDIETALRSSLEGFKEMRSLPVHKRADILYRTAQLVRENLEDFARTIAREGSKTIREARKEASRCVNTLTVSAEEAKRVLGETIPFDSFPGGEKRKGFYYRFPIGVILAITPFNDPLNLVAHKLGPAFAGGNSVILKPATATPLSALKLAEALLEAGLPPKALQVLTGPGPEVAEPMVSDERIRMVSFTGGVEAGKRIAALAGIKKLGMELGSNSPVIVWEDAELSLAVESCVSGAFWAAGQNCIGVQRIYIHSKIYQEFRDAFVQRTLKYRVGDKMKEETDMGPMINETEAKRVEEWVNEAVKMGARLLAGGRRKRALYYPTVLENVSEQARIHSHEVFGPVVNLYPVKGLDEAIAKANSLPYGLHAAIFTSSVEVAFKGAYSLECGGVMINDSTDYRLDSMPFGGVKYSGLGREGVRFSLLEMTEPKVVCFNLIGI
- a CDS encoding homoserine dehydrogenase: MRLKLVFAGFGVVGRGLAELLHAKSKLLASRYGLECSVVAVSDKLKGAVMDPSGLDLGKLIKAGEKGKLEELKAPKKGFDVLQMIQEAGADALVEVTYTDIKTGEPATTHIRKALELGMHVVTTNKGPVALYYRELAKLAKKKGVKFLFEGTVMSGTPVLNLLRENLAGCEITEMRGILNGTTNYILTKMEEGLPYAEALKSAQALGYAEAIPDADVLGWDALAKVTILANVVLGARLKPFDCPCEGITKIKPEDIKAARAEGKRYKLIGRVWMEGNIVRASVGPQRVELTHPLAGVGGATNALTITTDALGEVTIIGPGAGKRETGYSLLNDLLHIGGRL
- a CDS encoding ArsR family transcriptional regulator — translated: MERNGANDWVVRATRSYLRFQIMTVLRSGPGTPSEIARQLSVARSRVSRALRSLERMGLVTNITPGARKGRLFILSEKGKTALSALNLLTR
- a CDS encoding DUF2341 domain-containing protein, encoding MRSVGICSVLIGLVLLTTSCLGFTMPIESHPASSAFTQADEPWWDLDWQFRRPVTIDNTKSTAQLTDYPVLINQTYDSDMKRDFGDLKFVQRDGASLKVLPCWYENIEEGKALKVWVNVSRIAAASTTQIYMYYGNPAATYAGGPEQISVFYDDFTGNSLDSQRWNTPHFVDTATTCSVNGGMLDFNVGSGNAHTGGCVISKISLPEGSYAIETRLKFTDWYQSAFGAYAGFTNEVAYDDSYYGSPLKLVSARLYDYLKNNVYLALTVNDIGTVNSNTQITVRNIWFRMTTYYTPDTWAKGVWKQLESPFSEQSLEISGSGGITPKYVVVGIGDYSTTEHTYFDYVLVRKYSKPEPKVSIGEEERPFRFMSFECEPTELSEKDVLNLLARIDNPTPMVIPVNISFRVGDDFNTAEHIESKSVDLQPSMLNEIRTSWVATGGNNTLWFGLNHIPVASINISVNRYPVLSPIMDQVASQGKNFKLLIFAEDADGDRLNWSEDCPLFDIIPRGEQSAEINFTPTNDD
- a CDS encoding DNA methyltransferase, producing MEPFTTWSFPDRGEWATHRGNYRGNWAPQIPRNLILRYTKPGEMVLDQMCGSGTTLVEARLTGRNAIGVDIREEAIMLTRDRLSFTLPRTLDDSLPRTKQRTFVGDARNLDKIDDCSIDLIATHPPYANIIPYSKAVPGDLSMVHSIDEFVGHMRLVARESFRVLKPDGYCGILIGDTRRHRHYVPIAYRTLGAFLSEGFVLREDIIKHQWQCKSTPYWVKKSLQWNFLMIMHEHLFVFRKPAEGEDTKKLRDSMAWQGVG